Proteins encoded by one window of Lathyrus oleraceus cultivar Zhongwan6 chromosome 1, CAAS_Psat_ZW6_1.0, whole genome shotgun sequence:
- the LOC127077980 gene encoding starch synthase 3, chloroplastic/amyloplastic, translating to MEISLHFRCRMAFPNRGGCLNLNIAPFSGLTSSSWGKSSRGVSCVNASSDFSRKRQQKKGSISKSKGSGKGFVPKSSIGSSSKKNARVKKGEQTLDVSVDDDKDGEVEFSVEEKLAIVGKTSEIDREFGDLSLIDETLGVVESSRGEGIENIHVVGKDVDDVQLHEEGTSYIGNDGNGNGNGTGAATDGGIINEEASRVLKLKLEENLRKQEIERIAEENFLRGTQMFVYPPVVKPDQDIEVFLNKNLSTLRDEQDILILGAFNDWKWKSFTIRLNKADLKDNWWSCQLYVPLEAYKLDFVFFNGESVYDNNDQKDFCIPVEGGMDVLAFEEFLLEEKRKELEKLAKEQAERERIAEEQRQIEADIAEKEEDRVQARLEVDRRQETVLRLMKNAVKSNDNVWYIEPNEFKGKDLVRLYYNGSSGPLQHAKEIWIHGGHNNWKDGLSIVERLVKSVLKGGAWWYADVVVPDQALVLDWVFADGPPQNAVVYDNNHKLDFHAIVPMAAPDAQYWVEEEQLLYQKLQEERKSRKEAIRAKAEKIALMKVETKGKTLKRFLLSQKHIVFTEPLDVQAGSTVAVFYNPSNTNLNGKPEVWFRGSFNRWSHRNGPLPPQRMLPAENGTHVTASVKVPLDAYMMDFVFSESENGGIFDNNFGMDYHIPVFGGIVKEPPLHIIHIAVEMAPIAKVGGLGDVVTSLSRAIQDLNHNVDIILPKYDCMNLSNVKDFQFHQSYLWGRTEIKVWHGKVEGLSVYFLEPQNGFFSVGCVYGRANDGERFGFFCHAALEFLLQNGFNPDIIHCHDWSSAPVAWLFKEQYTHYGLSKARAVFTIHNLEFGAPLIGRAMTFADKATTVSPTYSKEVAGNPAIAPHLYKFHGIINGIDPDIWDPYNDNFIPVPYTSENVMEGKRAAKEALQKKLGLKTADLPLVGVITRLTHQKGIHLIKHAIWRTLERGGQVVLLGSAPDPRIQNDFVHLANQLHSSHNDRARLCLAYDEPLSHLIYAAADFILVPSIFEPCGLTQLTAMRYGSIPIVRKTGGLYDTVFDVDDDRDRAQAQDLEPNGFSFDGADVGGVEYALNRAISAWYDGREWFNKLCKTVMEQDWSWNRPALDYLELYHAARKLE from the exons ATGGAGATTTCGTTACATTTTAGATGTAGAATGGCGTTCCCTAATAGAGGCGGTTGTTTGAATTTGAACATCGCTCCATTTTCTGGTTTAACTTCT TCTTCATGGGGTAAATCAAGTAGAGGAGTTTCTTGTGTTAATGCTAGTTCAg ATTTTTCTAGGAAAAGACAACAAAAGAAGGGTTCAATTTCGAAGTCGAAGGGGTCTGGTAAGGGTTTTGTTCCAAAATCATCTATTGGATCAAGTAGTAAGAAAAATGCTAGAGTGAAGAAAGGAGAACAAACGCTTGATGTTAGTGTTGATGATGATAAAGATGGGGAAGTTGAGTTTTCTGTTGAGGAGAAGCTTGCGATTGTTGGTAAAACTAGTGAAATTGATAGGGAGTTTGGGGACTTGTCTTTGATTGATGAGACACTGGGTGTTGTTGAGAGTAGTCGAGGCGAGGGAATTGAAAACATTCATGTAGTTGGTAAGGATGTCGATGATGTTCAACTACATGAGGAGGGGACTTCTTATATTGGAAATGATGGGAATGGGAATGGGAATGGTACAGGTGCTGCTACTGATGGTGGTATAATAAATGAGGAAGCTTCTCGGGTGTTGAAGTTGAAGTTGGAAGAAAATTTGAGAAAGCAGGAAATAGAGAGGATTGCGGAGGAAAACTTTTTACGAGGGACACAGATGTTTGTATATCCTCCTGTGGTTAAGCCGGATCAAGATATAGAAGTGTTTCTTAATAAGAACCTTTCAACACTAAGAGATGAACAAGATATTTTGATCTTGGGGGCATTTAATGATTGGAAGTGGAAATCTTTTACAATCAGATTGAATAAAGCAGATCTTAAGGATAATTGGTGGAGTTGCCAATTGTATGTGCCACTAGAAGCCTACAAATTAGACTTTGTGTTCTTCAATGGAGAAAGTGTTTATGACAATAATGACCAGAAAGATTTCTGTATACCGGTTGAAGGTGGAATGGATGTATTGGCATTCGAAGAATTTTTGCTTGAGGAGAAACGTAAAGAATTAGAAAAGCTTGCTAAGGAGCAAGCTGAAAGAGAAAGAATTGCAGAAGAGCAAAGGCAAATAGAAGCAGACATAGCTGAAAAGGAAGAGGATAGGGTGCAGGCAAGGTTGGAGGTTGATAGAAGGCAAGAAACGGTGCTGCGGTTGATGAAAAATGCTGTAAAATCTAATGACAACGTTTGGTATATTGAACCTAATGAGTTTAAAGGCAAGGACTTGGTCAGATTATATTACAATGGAAGCTCAGGTCCTCTTCAACATGCTAAGGAAATATGGATTCATGGTGGGCACAACAATTGGAAGGATGGATTATCAATTGTTGAAAGGCTTGTCAAATCTGTCTTGAAAGGTGGTGCTTGGTGGTATGCCGATG TTGTTGTACCTGACCAAGCTCTTGTCCTCGATTGGGTCTTTGCTGATGGTCCACCTCAAAATGCAGTTGTGTATGATAACAACCATAAGCTAGATTTCCATGCCATTGTTCCTATGGCTGCACCTGACGCACAGTATTGGGTCGAGGAAGAGCAACTTCTATACCAAAAACTTCAAGAGGAGAGGAAATCGAGGAAGGAAGCTATACGTGCAAAG GCTGAAAAAATAGCACTAATGAAAGTCGAAACAAAGGGAAAAACTTTGAAAAGATTTTTGCTATCTCAAAAACATATCGTCTTTACTGAGCCTCTTGATGTTCAAGCAGGGAGTACAGTGGCAGTGTTTTATAACCCCTCAAACACAAATCTGAATGGAAAACCTGAGGTTTGGTTTAGAGGCTCATTTAATCGCTGGTCTCATCGTAATGGTCCATTGCCACCTCAGAGAATGTTGCCTGCAGAGAATGGCACACACGTCACAGCCTCTG TTAAAGTTCCACTGGATGCATACATGATGGACTTTGTGTTCTCTGAGAGTGAAAATGGTGGAATTTTTGATAACAATTTTGGAATGGATTACCACATACCTGTTTTTGGTGGTATTGTAAAGGAACCTCCTTTGCATATCATTCATATTGCTGTTGAGATGGCCCCTATTGCAAAG GTTGGAGGCCTTGGCGATGTTGTTACTAGTCTATCCCGAGCTATTCAAGACTTAAATCACAATGTGGATATCATTCTTCCGAAGTATGATTGCATGAATCTTAGCAAT GTAAAGGACTTTCAATTTCACCAAAGCTATTTGTGGGGTAGGACTGAAATAAAAGTATGGCACGGAAAGGTCGAAGGCCTCTCTGTCTACTTTTTGGAGCCTCAGAATGG GTTCTTTTCAGTTGGCTGTGTGTATGGTCGTGCGAATGATGGAGAGAGATTTGGTTTTTTTTGTCATGCCGCTCTTGAATTTCTTCTCCAAAATGGATTTAATCCT GATATCATTCACTGCCATGACTGGTCAAGTGCTCCAGTTGCATGGTTATTTAAAGAACAGTATACACATTATGGCCTTAGTAAGGCTCGAGCAGTCTTCACAATTCATAACCTTGAATTTGGAGCCCCTTTAATTGGAAGAGCTATGACATTTGCAGACAAGGCAACAACT GTCTCCCCCACTTATTCAAAGGAGGTTGCTGGGAACCCTGCAATTGCTCCTCATCTTTACAAGTTTCATGGTATAATTAATGGAATCGACCCAGATATATGGGACCCATATAATGATAACTTCATTCCT GTACCGTACACATCAGAAAATGTTATGGAAGGAAAAAGAGCTGCCAAGGAAGCCTTGCAAAAAAAGCTTGGTTTAAAGACAGCTGATCTTCCTTTAGTAGGAGTTATTACTCGATTGACTCATCAAAAAGGGATACATCTCATCAAACATGCCATATGGCGTACCCTAGAACGTGGTGGACAG GTGGTGTTACTTGGTTCTGCTCCTGATCCCCGCATCCAAAATGATTTTGTGCATTTGGCTAATCAACTGCATTCTTCTCATAATGATCGGGCAAGACTTTGCCTTGCATATGATGAACCTCTTTCCCACTTG ATATATGCTGCCGCTGATTTCATTCTTGTTCCTTCAATCTTTGAGCCATGTGGACTCACTCAACTCACCGCTATGAGATATGGTTCAATACCTATTGTTCGAAAAACTGGAG GACTTTACGATACAGTAtttgatgttgatgatgataGGGATAGGgcacaagcccaagatcttgaACCAAATGGATTCAGTTTTGATGGAGCTGATGTAGGTGGTGTTGAGTATGCTCTTAATAG GGCAATATCCGCGTGGTATGATGGCCGTGAGTGGTTCAATAAATTATGCAAGACGGTAATGGAGCAAGACTGGTCTTGGAATCGGCCTGCTCTTGACTACTTAGAGCTTTACCATGCAGCACGGAAGTTGGAATGA